Proteins co-encoded in one Medicago truncatula cultivar Jemalong A17 chromosome 8, MtrunA17r5.0-ANR, whole genome shotgun sequence genomic window:
- the LOC25500755 gene encoding cysteine-rich receptor-like protein kinase 25, protein MANFYNIHYLFTLIILLNIFTSTNSWDDPFYLYQYCSSNRTASNTSFQFDLTTLLSSLSSNATTNTQFYNTTFIGNNPSDTIYGMFLCRGDVPSQLCQQCIVNATQRLSLECSLSKEGVVWYDECMVWYSTTLAATSTSFYLLNTNKVSNTQNFMSLLFSTMNKTSNEAAFGDKKYASNEITISKFQTLYCLAQCTPNLSPHDCRTCLSGLIEKLPLCCEGRVGGRVLNPSCNIRYEFYPFYLSNSIGSSIDTTSQQILLPQTKTSEHPFYLSHNCSSNNKTFTFNNTFKVHLTTLFSYLSSNATKSIFHKDDVDGTIFGLFMCRGDVPFYLCEQCVQNATHKITQKCNIFQEGIIWFNQCMIRYSYWNFFSLVDKSHVYHEMNVTGDSSPKKERNLYNFVISNALSKVAIVAGDSDKRYGTKSLKLNDLQTLYTLGQCTQDLSSDDCKACLSDIIGNAIPWSYLGSVGGRVLYPSCNMRFELFQFYKEIDQGIISHSPKEKRRNLPRTITLIVVLPIVSVILFFVGCYLPKRKARKSFRAILRENFGHEGATLEPLQFDWDVIEAATNHFSNKNFIGKGGFGEVYKGILLDGRQIAVKRLSRTSTQGVNEFKNEVLLIAKLQHRNLVTFIGFCLEEEEKILIYEYVPNKSLDHFLFDFQRTKFLSWFERYNIIRGIAQGIIYLHEHSRLKVIHRDLKPSNILLDENMIPKISDFGLARIVELNQDKGNTNRIVGTLGYISPEYAMLGQFSEKSDVYSFGVMILEIITGKKNIRSYESHVGDSLLSNVWRQWSDQITLSILDQNIKGTYSEYEVIKCIQIGLLCVQQFPDDRPTMVTIVSYLNNDFNELPTPQKPAFLFHGQMDTKGIPQDSSSSQSINTCTPLTFNDLSITEFLPR, encoded by the exons ATGGCTAATTTCTACAACATTCACTACCTCTTCACCCTTATCATCTTGCTCAATATTTTCACATCTACTAATTCATGGGATGACCCTTTTTACCTATACCAATATTGCTCAAGCAATAGAACAGCATCCAATACTTCCTTTCAATTTGACCTCACAACCCTCCTCTCTTCCTTATCATCCAATGCTACAACCAACACACAATTTTACAACACAACATTCATTGGAAACAACCCTTCTGACACAATCTATGGTATGTTCTTATGTAGGGGTGATGTTCCCTCTCAACTTTGTCAACAATGTATAGTAAATGCAACACAAAGACTTTCCTTAGAATGTTCTTTGTCAAAAGAAGGTGTTGTTTGGTATGATGAATGTATGGTTTGGTATTCCACAACCTTGGCAGCAACATCAACTAGTTTTTACTTGTTGAATACAAATAAAGTCTCAAACACACAAAATTTCATGAGTTTATTGTTTTCTACAATGAACAAAACCTCAAATGAAGCAGCTTTTGGTGACAAAAAATATGCATCTAATGAAATAactatatcaaaatttcaaaccCTTTATTGTTTAGCTCAATGCACACCAAATTTGTCACCACATGATTGTAGAACTTGTCTAAGTGGATTGATAGAGAAACTTCCATTGTGTTGTGAAGGAAGAGTTGGAGGGAGAGTTCTGAATCCAAGTTGTAATATTAGGTATGAATTTTACCCTTTTTATCTATCCAATAGTATTGGTTCATCAATAGATACTACATCACAACAAATTCTACTTCCACAAACAAAAACTTCAGAACACCCTTTTTACCTTTCACACAATTGTTCAAGTAATAACAAAACCTTCACTTTTAACAACACTTTCAAAGTTCACCTTACAACCCTTTTTTCTTACTTGTCTTCTAATGCCACTAAAAGCATATTTCATAAAGATGATGTGGATGGTACAATATTTGGACTCTTCATGTGTCGTGGTGATGTTCCCTTTTACTTATGTGAACAATGTGTGCAAAATGCAACACATAAAATAACCCAAAAGTGTAACATTTTTCAAGAGGGTATAATATGGTTTAATCAATGCATGATTAGATATTCCTATTGGAATTTCTTCTCTTTAGTGGACAAAAGTCATGTGTATCATGAAATGAATGTTACTGGTGATTCTAGTCCCAAAAAGGAGAGAAACTTGTATAATTTTGTAATATCAAATGCCTTATCAAAAGTGGCAATTGTGGCTGGGGATAGTGATAAGAGATATGGAACAAAATCATTGAAATTGAATGATTTGCAAACACTTTATACACTTGGTCAGTGTACACAAGATTTATCAAGTGATGATTGCAAGGCTTGTTTGAGTGATATTATTGGAAATGCAATTCCTTGGTCTTATTTGGGAAGTGTAGGTGGAAGAGTTTTATATCCTAGTTGCAATATGAGGTTTGAATTGTTCcaattttacaaagaaattgACCAAGGTATCATTAGTCATTCTCCAAAAG aaaaaagaagaaacttGCCACGAACAATTACCTTGATTGTTGTGCTCCCAATTGTTTCAGTGATACTCTTCTTTGTTGGCTGCTATTTGCCAAAGAGAAAAGCAAGAAAGAGTTTTAGGGCTATTCTCAGAGAAAATT TTGGTCATGAAGGTGCAACTTTAGAGCCATTACAATTTGACTGGGATGTAATTGAGGCAGCAACCAACcacttttcaaataaaaatttcattggCAAAGGTGGATTTGGAGAAGTTTACAAG GGCATTCTTTTGGATGGACGACAAATAGCAGTAAAAAGACTTTCAAGAACCTCTACTCAAGGTGTAAATGAGTTCAAGAATGAAGTTTTGTTGATCGCCAAGCTTCAACATAGAAATCTAGTCACATTCATCGGCTTTTGCCTTGAAGAAGAGGAGAAAATACTTATATATGAATATGTGCCGAACAAGAGTCTTGATCACTTTTTATTTG ACTTTCAACGAACAAAATTCTTAAGTTGGTTTGAACGTTACAATATTATAAGAGGAATTGCTCAAGGAATTATCTATTTACATGAACATTCTCGACTCAAAGTTATTCACCGTGACCTCAAAcctagtaatattttattagatGAAAATATGATTCCAAAAATATCAGATTTTGGTCTTGCTAGAATTGTTGAATTAAACCAAGACAAAGGAAACACAAATAGGATCGTCGGAACATT aGGTTATATATCTCCAGAATATGCAATGCTTGGACAATTTTCGGAGAAATCTGATGTTTATAGTTTTGGAGTCATGATTTTGGAAATTATTACTGGAAAGAAGAACATAAGGTCTTATGAATCACATGTTGGTGATAGCCTCCTAAGTAAT GTTTGGAGACAATGGAGTGATCAAATAACATTAAGTATATTGGACCAAAATATTAAAGGAACTTATTCTGAATATGAGGTCATCAAATGCATTCAGATTGGTTTATTATGTGTTCAACAGTTCCCTGATGATAGACCAACAATGGTAACAATTGTTTCATATCTTAACAATGACTTCAATGAATTGCCAACTCCTCAAAAACCTGCATTTTTGTTTCATGGTCAAATGGATACAAAAGGGATTCCACAAGATTCAAGTTCTAGTCAGTCTATCAATACTTGCACACCTTTGACGTTCAACGACTTGTCTATAACCGAATTTCTTCCTCGTTAA
- the LOC25500757 gene encoding cytochrome b561 and DOMON domain-containing protein At3g07570 produces MKTPLPLLFIFTILGSFLHARPETDSCTGNLTLKAPIPFDTTNLHCLSVWDAQGFILRYVQTSANIWSFILSTPDTNSYIAMGFSASGSMVGSSAIVGWVASRGASGGIKQYYLGGFTPNQVVPDKGNLQVIGNSTFITLQSSRLYMVFQLETTVLLSWLILATGSTGLFPAAPNYALTKHLDKFSTRIDYSKANLGSSQVNGSSSSQGDGSSSQGDSCDTKLNLSVPLPFDTTKLNCLAVWNAQGYILRYSQTSSNIWSFILSAPNQNSYISIGFSPNGGMVGSSAIVGWISSNGASGGMKQYSLSGYAPNQVVPNRGNLPIINNSTMITSQSSRLYMAFQLQTNRPLSRLIYAVGPNGVFPTAPSFSLMQHQDKVSVTVNYATGSSVLGNSSMNLKRSHGVLNILGWGIFIIMGAIVARYFKDWDPFWFNFHASVQSLGFVLGVIGVITGLILNNQLHINFNLHKTLGIIILVLACLQVMAFVARPKKESKVRKHWNLYHHNIGRIVIILSIANIFYGIHLAKEGSEWTVAYGIVLAILLSIAVIFEIGLWSKD; encoded by the exons ATGAAGACACCTCTGCCCCTCCTTTTCATATTTACCATTCTTGGTTCATTCCTCCATGCAAGGCCAGAAACCGATTCATGTACTGGTAATCTGACACTCAAAGCTCCAATCCCTTTTGATACAACCAACCTTCATTGCCTTTCTGTATGGGATGCTCAAGGTTTCATCCTCAGA TATGTTCAGACTTCTGCAAACATTTGGAGCTTCATTCTCTCAACTCCAGACACAAATTCTTACATAGCTATGGGGTTTTCGGCCAGCGGAAGCATGGTAGGTTCAAGTGCAATTGTAGGGTGGGTGGCATCTAGAGGAGCCAGTGGAGGGATAAAGCAGTATTACCTTGGTGGGTTTACCCCAAATCAGGTAGTGCCTGATAAAGGCAACTTGCAGGTTATAGGCAATTCAAccttcatcactttacaatcctCTCGGTTATACATGGTGTTTCAGTTAGAAACTACTGTACTTTTGTCCTGGCTGATACTTGCCACTGGATCCACCGGTTTATTCCCTGCAGCACCAAATTATGCTCTAACAAAACACCTCGACAAGTTTTCTACAAGAATAGACTACTCAAAAG CAAACCTTGGAAGTTCACAAGTGAATGGAAGTTCTTCTTCACAAGGAGATGGAAGTAGTTCACAAGGTGACTCATGTGACACCAAGCTAAACCTCAGTGTTCCTCTCCCCTTTGACACAACCAAGCTCAATTGTCTTGCTGTTTGGAATGCTCAAGGATACATCCTCAGA TATTCTCAGACATCTTCAAACATATGGAGCTTCATTCTCTCTGCTCCAAACCAAAATTCTTATATATCAATAGGGTTCTCTCCCAATGGAGGCATGGTAGGTTCAAGTGCAATTGTAGGGTGGATTTCATCCAATGGAGCAAGTGGAGGCATGAAACAATATTCTCTATCAGGGTATGCACCAAACCAAGTGGTTCCAAATAGAGGCAACTTACCAATTATTAACAATTCAACTATGATCACATCACAGTCATCACGTTTGTACATGGCATTCCAGTTACAAACCAACCGCCCTTTGTCACGGCTGATCTATGCCGTCGGACCCAATGGTGTCTTTCCTACGGCTCCAAGTTTTTCTCTAATGCAGCACCAAGACAAAGTTTCTGTTACAGTGAATTATGCAACAG GTTCAAGTGTATTAGGAAACTCATCTATGAACCTAAAAAGAAGCCATGGTGTGTTGAATATATTGGGATGGGGTATCTTTATCATAATGGGAGCAATAGTTGCTCGTTACTTCAAGGATTGGGATccattttggtttaattttcaTGCTTCAGTTCAGTCACTAGGCTTTGTTCTTGGGGTAATCGGTGTAATTACTGGGCTAATCCTCAATAATCAACTCcatattaattttaatcttcACAAGACCCTTGGAATCATCATTCTTGTTCTTGCTTGCCTCCAG GTAATGGCATTTGTTGCTAGACCAAAGAAGGAATCAAAAGTGAGAAAGCATTGGAATTTATATCATCATAACATAGGAAGAATAGTTATTATACTATCTATAGCCAACATTTTCTACGGAATTCATTTAGCCAAGGAAGGAAGTGAATGGACGGTAGCTTATGGAATTGTGCTTGCAATATTACTCTCCATTGCAGTTATTTTTGAGATTGGACTGTGGAGTAAAGActaa
- the LOC25500756 gene encoding cytochrome b561 and DOMON domain-containing protein At3g07570 translates to MAFHTKMKLTYFCLLIFLILLCSSSILVTSLDSCASNLVQLQQPIPFDTKSLLCIPVWGDHNFILRYAKASSNIWSFIFSFPTNINAYGAIGFSKNGNMVGSTAIVGWMPSSGAGGMKMYSLDGKSTNEVILDKGELYIMNASSIAAAGTSLVYMIFQLKTTQPSTKLLFAIGPNGVFPNYPDYALSKHSGHISLVIDYSKGKIIKRNCNPKVPRRRHGILQSAGWTTLMILGSIIYRYFKQRDPAWFYLHASIQTIYFLAGIISLRLYVIELLVIVIDFFFF, encoded by the exons ATGGCCTTCCACACAAAAATGAAGTTGACATACTTTTGCCTATTAATCTTTCTCATTCTCCTTTGTAGTTCATCAATCCTTGTGACTTCTCTAGATTCATGTGCCTCTAATTTGGTCCAACTTCAGCAACCAATCCCTTTTGATACAAAATCACTTCTCTGCATTCCTGTTTGGGGCGATCACAATTTCATTCTCAGA TATGCTAAGGCTTCATCAAATATATGGAGTTTTATATTCTCATTCCCAACAAACATAAATGCATATGGAGCTATAGGGTTCTCCAAAAATGGCAACATGGTTGGTTCTACTGCGATTGTAGGGTGGATGCCATCTTCAGGTGCAGGGGGAATGAAAATGTACTCTCTTGATGGAAAATCAACAAATGAAGTGATTCTTGACAAAGGAGAACTTTATATTATGAATGCATCATCCATAGCTGCAGCTGGCACATCACTAGTCTACATGATCTTTCAATTGAAAACTACACAACCTAGTACAAAATTGTTATTTGCCATTGGACCAAATGGTGTATTTCCTAATTATCCTGACTATGCCTTGTCCAAACATAGCGGTCACATATCATTGGTCATAGATTATTCAAAAG GTAAAATAATTAAGAGAAATTGTAACCCAAAAGTTCCAAGAAGAAGGCATGGCATTCTGCAGAGTGCAGGATGGACCACTCTAATGATACTCGGATCCATAATTTATCGTTATTTCAAGCAACGGGATCCCGCTTGGTTTTATTTGCATGCTTCTATTCAAACAATTTACTTCCTAGCTGGCATAATTAGTCTTAGATTATATGTTATAGAGTTATTAGTTATTGTTAtagactttttctttttctaa